In the Acetobacterium sp. KB-1 genome, GAAATGCGCACCTCCTCAATGGTTCGAAGCGGCTTATCATCTCCGAATAAGGTAAAATCATCTGTAAGTGGGGTAACGACCAGATATTCATATGGCGCTTCATTAGAAAATTTCCCGGTTTCAGCCGAGATGTTAAGATCACTAAAAATCTGGTTTAGTTCTATCAGCGCATTCATGGCTTTGACACCTCACTTTCAAGTTTATTTTTCATGGCTTCAATGCAGGCTTTGCGGGATTTTGATTTGGCTGGTTTTAAAAAGGGTTTAGGCGGCTGCCCACTTTTTCCGAACTCCAAAATATTAGCAATCTTAGCATTGCTTTCGCCATCGGTTCTAGGTTCTGAGAAACCGATTTTTAAGTTGTAATCCCCTTGATGGTCTTTCTTGACCGGTGACATCCCCAGTGCTTTTTCCAGTTCTCCGGTTGCTCGACTCTTTTGTTTGACTTCATCGCCTACAACCGCACTGAGGTTTTGTTTGACTTTTTCAAGCACGACTTCCCCACCGGCTTCTAAAACTTCTGGCAGAATTTCATCTGTTTTTTCTGCCAGCTTGGAAACCTTTAACAGAAAATCTTCCGGCATTTTAAGTTCAATTTTAGCCACTTACTTCCACCTTTTCACACAGGACTTCCAGATACATCCCTCGACCTTTCACGTTTTCTACTGAAATAATGTTGTACCGACCGCTTTCACAGGCAATTATCATATTGGTTGTTACCGTAAGACTCGGAATAGCCCTGAATCGAAAAAGTGCTGAAGCTTTCGAGAATACTGCCCGATTTTTCCAGCTTTCATTCCCATTACGATCTTCTTTGTAAGCTCTAACTGATGAAACGATTGTTTCACCGGTTGTTGCAAAACCTTGTTCATCTTTAATGGGTTCAAGAGTAATCAGATCAATTTGGGTTTTCATTTTTCCAAAACTCATCCTACACCTTCCAGTCTTTATTGAGATCCAAAAGCCGATTCACAACCATCCATACCTGATTACTGGCCTGGATATTATCAGAAAAAAATCCGGCGGTGCTGCCATCCCGGCTCTCGTAGAAATGAGATGACAACATAATGACCGCCCGTTCAGTGGTAGGATGCATATCGTTTTGCGAATAATAACCATCTTCTTTTTTTTGATAGCTTTCTGCATATGATACCGCGGTCAAAATCAGTTCTTCCAGCAGGGCATCATCTTCATCATGTTCAAGTATCAGATTGGCTTTAACTTTTTCTAACAGCATCCATCCACCTCAATTCTTATTCCGTTTTCATTAGGCCGGCTGATTTTAGTTTTGATAGCAGAGCATTAAAATCCGTTACCAACTCTGTGACAGTTGCAGCAGTACTGTCTGCCTGAAAATCAGCCTGGGGCATTCCCAATAAAAGAGCACCTTCTTTGATTTCGAGGGTACCGCCAATGACGGTCTTTGCGCCGCCCTGCTCAGTATAGTTTTTAGTTGTATAGCTCATTTTTTACGCCTTCTGTTTCAAGATTTTAATGGCTTCAGGAAGAATCAGTTTCCCGTCCACTCGCTGGGTAGCCATGAATCCTACCTGTCCGGTGGTGGCATAAAGTTCATTAAGTCGTTTGAATGAACGACCCTGACGATCGGCTACCCAGTAATAACTAAAGTCCCCGAAAGCGATAGTCTTTGCGCCAGCTGCAATGGTGGGAACATAGGACGATGTTTTAACTGGGCTATTAAGAATGGTATCCGGTGTACCGGCAGTGATTGATGGTTGCCAGATATAATTGCCATTCCCGTCTTTCAGTTTTCGAATGGCTTTGATGGTAGCATCATTTAAAATGAAGTTTGCGTTTTTTCGGTACGGGGATTTAAGCGAATAATAGAGATCCATGATCTCATCAACGGTGATGGCTGTTGCGCTGGCAGCGGTTACCCCTTCCTCTGCGCCACCTGTCGCATTAAAAATCCCGGTTGGTTTACCAAGGCCATCGCCAATAAAGAAAGCTTCTTCTTCCTTTGCCCCAATTCGTCGTGAAAACTCCTTGGCGATGTAGGATTCCAGGTTAAAGACGGAATCATTCAGGAGTTCTTCAGACACTTTAAGCAATGTTCCCAGCTTATAAGCACTGATGGAAACCTGTCCAAAAGAATCATCACTCTCTGGAGTTGCCCCTTCTTCTTCAATCCACGATGCGGATCCTTTTGAAGCAACAACTGGGATTTTACGATCTCCGCTGGCAGTAGTAATCACTTTGGCCAGGGTTCTGAAAATATTTTCTTCTTCCAAACCTTCCACCAGGGTCCGTTCGAATTCATCTGGAACCAGATATCCCCCTTCACTGTCACTCCCAATTTGCAATGCGTTAGAGATTTCAAAGCTCAGGCTTTTATTGCGCATGGCATTCCAGAAGGACTGTGAATACTCATCACTACCCCGTCCGGTTTTGGCTTCAGGAAGTCCTGCAGGTTTTTCGGTAATTGGGGTATTAATCGGCTTGGCAAACTCTAGATCCATGGCCTGTTGACGCTCAAGGCGGTCAATTTCTTTTCCCAGATTTACAACATCCGTTTCCATTTTTTCATAGATTTCAATATCAGCAGCAGCTAATAAGCCGTCCTGATTTCTTTTTTCATCCAGGAATTTCTTTGCATCTTCCCAGATTTTGGCTCGATTCTCACGTAATTCTAAAATTTTATTCATGGTTTCCTCCATTTATTTGATTAAATTTAGTCTTTTTTCAAAGATATCAACCGGTATTCCTACTTCTTTTTGGGGTTTTGGTATCAACTTTTCGATCAAGGAATTGGTCACTGCCTGTCTTGAAAAGCTGTAATTCTCGACATTTTCGTATACTTCCCGTTCATCAAAGAGCATTTCATCGGCAAAGCCAAGCTCTAAGGCTTTATTGGCATTGAGCCAGGTTTCACCGTCCATTAATTTAGAGAGTTTCTCTCTGGTTTGGCCAGTTTTTAACTCATATGCATTGATGATACTTTCCTTCACTTCATCAAGCATCTGAATGGCCTTTTTCATTTCCGCACTGTCACCAATGGCCACTGTTAAAGGGTTGTGAATCATCATCAGGCTGGTAGGTGATACTTTAACGGTTGTCCCAGCCATGGCGATCACTGATGCCGCACTGGCTGCAATCCCATCAATTTTGACCGTCACATTGCCCTTATAATCCATCAGCATATTATAGATCTGACTGGCTGCGATGCAATCACCACCAGGACTATTGATCCAAATATCAATATCTCCCTGGCCAGACATTAATTCGTTTTTAAACTGCTGCGGGGTAACGTCGTCATCAAACCAGCTTTCTTCCGCGATTGCCCCATTTAAATATAGGGTTCTTTGTTCATCTTCATTTTTAATCCAGTTCCAGAATTTCTTCATTTGTTTCCTCACTTTCTGTATTAGCAAAGGCACCAGCATCTTGGAGTTTTGTCATGGCACCGTTAATTAGGTATAAGTCTCCACCCAGTTCTTCTGGGATATGATTTAAGTTTTCAAGTTCCCGGATATCATTGGCAGAGAGCCAACCGTTTTGTCGGCCTGTCGCATAACCAGCCATTCGGGATTCATAGTCCCCACGTAAAAGCCCATCCACAGAAAAGCGAATAAAATATTTCTGCTTATCCGTTTCACTGAGTAGTGCTTTCTGCATGGATTGTTCCCAGCGAATCACCCAGGGATCCAGGGTGTACTTCACGAATTCAAGAGATTGCTGTTCAATATTTGAGAAACTGGACTTCTCCAGATCTCCAATCATATGGGGTGGGATTCTAAAAATACGGGCGATTTCATTTAGTTGAAATTTCCGGGTTTCTAGAAACTGTGCCTGTTCTGGAGGAATTCCGATCGGAGTAAAGCGCATCCCCTCCTCCAGTACAGCAATCCGATGTGCATTGCCTGATCCCTGATAAACCGCATTCCAACTTTCTCGGACACGCTTAGGATCTTTAACAACTCCCGGATGTTCAAGAACGCCTCCGGGATTGGCTCCGTTGGCAAAGAAGGATGAGCCATACTCTTCAGTGGCAATAGCCATTCCAATGGCATTTTTAGCCATGGCAATCGGTGAATAACCGATGAGACCATCAAAACCAAGGCCAGGGATATGAAGCACCATTTCTTTAGCAAGCACCACTTCCCCTTTGTCACTCTGATATTTGTAGAAAAGCTCTCCATTGACAGCTCGATCGACCGTCATTTTACTTGGTAATAAGGGATACAACCCCATAACCTGTCCACGGCCATTGCGAATGATCTGGGCATAGGCATTGCCCCATAATAAAAGATGACTCATCAGTGTTTCTCGAAACACGAAGGAAGTCATCTCTGGATTTGGTTCGTTGTATAATAATTGGTATAAGGGGTGGTTCATAGCCTTTTGTTTACCTACATCAGTGTACTCAAAAGTATGAAGCGGCAGACTGGCGATTGTTTCAGCCAGGATCCGCACGCAGGAATACACGGCTGTTGTTTGCATCGCTGTTCGTTCATTGACATTTTTTCCGGCAGTGGTTCCACCAAAGAAAAAACTGAAGGGATTGTTATCAAGATAATTCTTTGGTTTATCTCGTGAATGGAATAGATCTCTTAATCGACTCATTGTTCCTCCTTAAAATGGGCATTAAAAAAGCACCTCTTGTGAGATGCATTGAAATGATCTATCAGTTATTTAATTTGTTCTTTAATATCTTCATATGCAAATAATGGTATATCGTATAAATCTCCAAAATTTTCATAGATAAGTTTCGATGCTTTCAGAATGCTTTTGGTTGAATTAATTACTGGTAAATAAAAACCTATTTCTTTGGCAGTAACAACTACTCTTTTATCTGGAACACAACAATATTCGCCAGGTATATTTAAAAAAATATTTTGACATCTTAATTCTCTCAAAATTAGCGGTACTTTTATTTTCATTCTTTTTTCACCATATCCTAGCCCTTTTATTTCACTGATATACATAATGAACGGTAAATAATTATTTTTTCGATTAGCTCCTTCCAAATTTAATATTATTTCATCCCAGTGTTCAACTATCACTTCAATGCTTGCAAAAATATCTGATCTAAAAGACACCTTTTTTCTTGGAACAACGCCTGTACAAGATTGTATCGTTTTTTTTGCGTTTTCTTTACAGTGAGTTGTTTCATACAAAACAAGTTCTTTATCTTTCCAGATGTTTGGAATATCGAGTTTATTTGCTTTTAGATAAGTTGTAAAAAAAGCAGCATTCTCCCAATTGGTTGATCTTGACCAAAATGATGCAAGAATAAACAACAGAAAGAGATCGTTTTCCTTAGACAAATCAAGAAACATATTTTTTTCAGCGTTTATTGAAATTCTGAAATCAGATGTCCAACCTCTGTATTTATTATCTTCTGTCAAATTGATATAAGGAATATGATTCTTGTTATTAATTACGGCCTCTATTAATTTATCCTTCATCACTTCTCCTAAAATTTAGAAATAGAAATTTCTTTTAATTTTATCATATGCTCGTATAGTCGTAAATGTAAATACCGCTTATCGTGATTATTGCAGCAAAACTATCAACCGTTTTAATTAATATTACAGTATTAGAATCCCTCGCTCATCATAAACACTTCCACAAGTAACTCCACCATTTCTTATTGCCCGATCCAGTGCCATAATCGTTGCTACTGCACCATCAATTCGTTCGGTGGACTTTTCTTTATCCGGTTTGATGTTTCCAGCTGGATCAGTTCTTACAAAAATATTATCCATCATCCACCTCAAGACTGGATGCCCCCCATGGGAAATGTTCTCCTCCAAGGTAAGTTTCATCAACTCTTTGGTTGGAGGTGACATATCTTTGAAACCCTGTCCGAAGGGAACGACTGTAAATCCTAAACCTTCTAAATTTTGCACCATCTGAACTGCACCCCAACGATCAAATGCGATTTCTCTGATGTTATACTTGGTTCCCAATTCTTCGATAAAGTTTTCGATAAAACCGTAATGAACCACGTTTCCTTCAGTGGTCTGGATATGGCCCTGCTTTTCCCACACATCATAAGGCACATGATCCCGTCTGACTCGCTGTTCAATATTTTCTTCCGGTATCCAAAAGAAAGGCATAATGACATACTTTTCACCATCGTATTTGGGTGGAAAAACCAAAACAAAAGCCGTGATATCAATGGAGCTGGAAAGATCTAAGCCACCATAACATTCTCGACCGATTAGTACATCCGGATCAATTTCTTCATCGCACAAATCCCATTTTTCCATGGGCATCCACCTGACAGATTGTTTGACCCATTGATTAAGACGAAGCTGTCGAAAGAGGTTTTCTTCAGCAGGATTAGCTTTGGCATTATCACAGGCAATCTGAATTTTCTCAATATCAACCGTAATCCCCATTGAAGGATTAGCCTTCTCCCAAACTTTTGGATCCGTCCAATCCTCATTTTCACCAGCACCATAAATAACTGGATAAAAGGTTGGATCAATCTTTCTTCCCGCTAAAATATCTTCAGCCTTCTGATGCACTTCCCAACAAATCGAATGGCGATCTGTTCCAGCAGTGGTTATTAAAAAATACAAGGGTTGTTTTCTGGCATCCCCGGAACCATGCAGCATAACATCATAAAGATTTCGGTTTGGCTGCGCATGCAACTCATCAAATACAACACCATGCACATTTAGTCCGTGTTTTGTATACGCCTCAGCAGACAATACCTGGTAGAAACTGCCAAGTGGTTTATAAATAAGTCTCTTTTGAGAAAGAACTGGTTTGATCCGCGATTTGAGCGCCGGACACTGTTCCACCATATCAACGGCTACATCAAAAACGATGGAAGCCTGCTGTCTGTCAGAAGCACAGCCGTAAATTTCACCACCATGTTCAAAATCACCGCAAGTTAATAATAGTGCGACAGCGGCAGCAAGCTCAGATTTGCCTTGTTTTTTGGCTATCTCGATATAAGCGGTATTAAACTGCCTGGCCTGATTGGGTTTAATCATGCCAAAGACATCCCGAATGATCTGTTCCTGCCAATCGATCAGTTCAAAGGACTGACCATGCCATTGACCTTTGGTGTGCTTTAAGCAGTTGATAAAAGAAACCGCCAAATCAGCGCGGCTTTGATCATAAATCGATGTTGATTTTTTAAATGGGCTTTCCTGATAGATTTCCAGTGGCCGCATAAAACTTAACTCCTTTCCTCAGAATAAGATTTTTATCAGTTGAAATAAGCTAAAATTCCCTCCAGTATGCCATGGGCTTCCAGTTCTGCACCGCCATTATTGAAGAAATGACAGTCAATTGGTGCGGTGGCAAACATAGCTTCTGTGATAACTGCTGGCATATTAGAATACGTGACATCGGAATCATCCCTTTGAACGATTCCCCGATTGGATAATCCCATCTGGTTACACATTCCATTCAACACCAGCTGGGAAAGTTTTAAACCTTCTGTACTGCCGGGATAACAAATGACCAGTGTTCCGCTGGCATTGAAATCAGATGCGCCATTGTGATGAATGCTGACAAAAATATCCGCATTGTTTTGATTGGCAATGACAGGTCGATCACTTAAAGCCATCCATCGATCATCGGTTCGGGTATAAACAACCTTGAAACCACGCTCTTGAAGGAGTTGGCCTAATCGCAAGCTGACAACCAGGTTCATATCTTTCTCCTGCAGATCACCACAGGCTCCCGGGTCTGATCCACCATGGCCAGGATTGATACACACAATTTTGCCGTTCCCATTAGCAACTGGATTGGGATTTGATATAGGCGCGGCAGCAGGTATTTGATTTTGATACGCGATACCTTCCAATCCTAAAGCTTTAAGGGTTTCATTGCCGACAATACAATCAACGATCAAACCTTTGTCCTTTTGAAATGCTGACATCGCAACTAATGTTTCATTTCCGATTGCACCATCAACGGCTACCGGATAACCATTTTTGTTCAGCGCTTCCTGGATCGATTTAATTTCACTCATTAGAGCAGTATCAGACTGATCGCCATAGATGCCATCCTGTGCCAGACCATGGTAGGCCTGAAGGGCCAGCACCGCCTTTTGGGTTAGACTCCCAAAGTCGCCATCAACTTCTCCGGCATCATAGGCGCAGAAGTTTAAATCCCGTTGTAATTGGGCAACTTCACTGCCCATACTTCCAATTTTTAAAAACATCGTTCTTTCCTTTCCTCGTTGGCCGCAAAAAATGGGCAACAAAAAAGCACCTCATCATGAGCTGCAGTAAAAATTTTGTATTCTGTTTATAAATCTGTACGAGAAAAAGGCCCTTTATCGCCCTTTTCAAAAGCTTTTAATTCATTTTCTTACCGTATTCAAAGGCCTGAATCAAAACTTCTTTAAGACCCCAAACTGAAATGTCCAGGAAATCTTCATGATCGCTGTGCCTTGTTTCAAGGTCTCCTCTTTGTTCAATACTGTAAAATGCTTCCTTGGCAATTTCCAAAAGCGCTTCGTAATCTTTCTTGCTAATTTTTTGTTCCTGCATGGCGTTGGCCCCTTTTTTTATTGTGTACATATTAGCTCTATGTCACACTAATAGCAAGTTATATACACAAAATAGCGTAGAATCAGATGTCGTCTTTTTTAGTACCGTGTTTAAAAGCAGAACTGCCAGATAAGTTTGAAAGTAAAATCTTCCGGGTTGTTTTATACTCATCCCCAATAAAGCCAAGCCGCAGCAGGAAACAACGAAAAGCATATTTTTCATTTTCAACTGTTTTGACGGTTGCTGAAATGCGCTTTTGATTCTTGGCCATATCACAAATGGCTGCAATAAATTGTGTGTAAGCTTTGATGGCATCGGGTTCAGCATTTGCTGAGAACCAAGGGAATCGAAGGGTATCCGGTGTTTTTTCGAGGTGTAATGAATCGCCGCCAAGGGCTTTTTTAATCAAATGGCATTTACTAATAATCAGGTTTTCAAGGTTATGAATCGCTTCATCCGTAAATCCTTCTTTTGGAATTTCAATGATGAGTTCGTCATCTTCTTCATCCGGAGTTTCTGGAGTTTCAAAAGTAAATCCCTTTGATTGTAAGCTTTCTAGTAAACTCTCACTTGCAGACTTTTCAATACTTTCAGAAATAATTAATCCTCCCTGTTTGTCAACTTCAAAATCGCCAATAGTGTACGAGAAGCTTGGTGTTCCTAGATAGATAGGTTTTGTCTCAAGGATTTCTCCAATAGCAGCGATTAGCGCTTTACGATCACTATCGATTAACTGGAATCTTCTGGTCATGATCGTTCACCGTTTTGAGGGGCTTTTGAAAGAATTTGAAATCTTTTTTCTTCGATGAGGTCTTGCAGTTCGTCAGGTCCGTAAATTAATACCTGGTC is a window encoding:
- a CDS encoding HK97-gp10 family putative phage morphogenesis protein, with amino-acid sequence MAKIELKMPEDFLLKVSKLAEKTDEILPEVLEAGGEVVLEKVKQNLSAVVGDEVKQKSRATGELEKALGMSPVKKDHQGDYNLKIGFSEPRTDGESNAKIANILEFGKSGQPPKPFLKPAKSKSRKACIEAMKNKLESEVSKP
- a CDS encoding head-tail adaptor protein, with protein sequence MSFGKMKTQIDLITLEPIKDEQGFATTGETIVSSVRAYKEDRNGNESWKNRAVFSKASALFRFRAIPSLTVTTNMIIACESGRYNIISVENVKGRGMYLEVLCEKVEVSG
- a CDS encoding head-tail connector protein, with protein sequence MLLEKVKANLILEHDEDDALLEELILTAVSYAESYQKKEDGYYSQNDMHPTTERAVIMLSSHFYESRDGSTAGFFSDNIQASNQVWMVVNRLLDLNKDWKV
- a CDS encoding Head fiber protein, whose protein sequence is MSYTTKNYTEQGGAKTVIGGTLEIKEGALLLGMPQADFQADSTAATVTELVTDFNALLSKLKSAGLMKTE
- a CDS encoding phage major capsid protein; the protein is MNKILELRENRAKIWEDAKKFLDEKRNQDGLLAAADIEIYEKMETDVVNLGKEIDRLERQQAMDLEFAKPINTPITEKPAGLPEAKTGRGSDEYSQSFWNAMRNKSLSFEISNALQIGSDSEGGYLVPDEFERTLVEGLEEENIFRTLAKVITTASGDRKIPVVASKGSASWIEEEGATPESDDSFGQVSISAYKLGTLLKVSEELLNDSVFNLESYIAKEFSRRIGAKEEEAFFIGDGLGKPTGIFNATGGAEEGVTAASATAITVDEIMDLYYSLKSPYRKNANFILNDATIKAIRKLKDGNGNYIWQPSITAGTPDTILNSPVKTSSYVPTIAAGAKTIAFGDFSYYWVADRQGRSFKRLNELYATTGQVGFMATQRVDGKLILPEAIKILKQKA
- a CDS encoding head maturation protease, ClpP-related — translated: MKKFWNWIKNEDEQRTLYLNGAIAEESWFDDDVTPQQFKNELMSGQGDIDIWINSPGGDCIAASQIYNMLMDYKGNVTVKIDGIAASAASVIAMAGTTVKVSPTSLMMIHNPLTVAIGDSAEMKKAIQMLDEVKESIINAYELKTGQTREKLSKLMDGETWLNANKALELGFADEMLFDEREVYENVENYSFSRQAVTNSLIEKLIPKPQKEVGIPVDIFEKRLNLIK
- a CDS encoding phage portal protein, producing MSRLRDLFHSRDKPKNYLDNNPFSFFFGGTTAGKNVNERTAMQTTAVYSCVRILAETIASLPLHTFEYTDVGKQKAMNHPLYQLLYNEPNPEMTSFVFRETLMSHLLLWGNAYAQIIRNGRGQVMGLYPLLPSKMTVDRAVNGELFYKYQSDKGEVVLAKEMVLHIPGLGFDGLIGYSPIAMAKNAIGMAIATEEYGSSFFANGANPGGVLEHPGVVKDPKRVRESWNAVYQGSGNAHRIAVLEEGMRFTPIGIPPEQAQFLETRKFQLNEIARIFRIPPHMIGDLEKSSFSNIEQQSLEFVKYTLDPWVIRWEQSMQKALLSETDKQKYFIRFSVDGLLRGDYESRMAGYATGRQNGWLSANDIRELENLNHIPEELGGDLYLINGAMTKLQDAGAFANTESEETNEEILELD
- a CDS encoding terminase large subunit, translated to MRPLEIYQESPFKKSTSIYDQSRADLAVSFINCLKHTKGQWHGQSFELIDWQEQIIRDVFGMIKPNQARQFNTAYIEIAKKQGKSELAAAVALLLTCGDFEHGGEIYGCASDRQQASIVFDVAVDMVEQCPALKSRIKPVLSQKRLIYKPLGSFYQVLSAEAYTKHGLNVHGVVFDELHAQPNRNLYDVMLHGSGDARKQPLYFLITTAGTDRHSICWEVHQKAEDILAGRKIDPTFYPVIYGAGENEDWTDPKVWEKANPSMGITVDIEKIQIACDNAKANPAEENLFRQLRLNQWVKQSVRWMPMEKWDLCDEEIDPDVLIGRECYGGLDLSSSIDITAFVLVFPPKYDGEKYVIMPFFWIPEENIEQRVRRDHVPYDVWEKQGHIQTTEGNVVHYGFIENFIEELGTKYNIREIAFDRWGAVQMVQNLEGLGFTVVPFGQGFKDMSPPTKELMKLTLEENISHGGHPVLRWMMDNIFVRTDPAGNIKPDKEKSTERIDGAVATIMALDRAIRNGGVTCGSVYDERGILIL
- a CDS encoding N-acetylmuramoyl-L-alanine amidase, with translation MFLKIGSMGSEVAQLQRDLNFCAYDAGEVDGDFGSLTQKAVLALQAYHGLAQDGIYGDQSDTALMSEIKSIQEALNKNGYPVAVDGAIGNETLVAMSAFQKDKGLIVDCIVGNETLKALGLEGIAYQNQIPAAAPISNPNPVANGNGKIVCINPGHGGSDPGACGDLQEKDMNLVVSLRLGQLLQERGFKVVYTRTDDRWMALSDRPVIANQNNADIFVSIHHNGASDFNASGTLVICYPGSTEGLKLSQLVLNGMCNQMGLSNRGIVQRDDSDVTYSNMPAVITEAMFATAPIDCHFFNNGGAELEAHGILEGILAYFN
- a CDS encoding virulence protein → MTRRFQLIDSDRKALIAAIGEILETKPIYLGTPSFSYTIGDFEVDKQGGLIISESIEKSASESLLESLQSKGFTFETPETPDEEDDELIIEIPKEGFTDEAIHNLENLIISKCHLIKKALGGDSLHLEKTPDTLRFPWFSANAEPDAIKAYTQFIAAICDMAKNQKRISATVKTVENEKYAFRCFLLRLGFIGDEYKTTRKILLSNLSGSSAFKHGTKKDDI